The segment ACGCAGGGGACAGGAAAAGTGCAGGAGAATACGGGCGTGACAGCTGACTATCCGGGCGATGCCGAAGTGACCGACGACTTCAGCCTGGCAGGTGTTCCTGACGCCTTCCAGCGCCTCTGGACTCCGCACCGCATGGCCTACATCAAGGGTGGGCAGAACCAGTTCAAGAACGAGGACGACTGCCCGTTCTGCCTGGCTCCAAGCCGCCCGGACAAGGAATCCCTCATCGCGTACCGTGGCAAGACGTGCTACGTAGTGCTCAATTTGTTCCCCTATAACCCGGGCCACTTGCTGGTGTGCCCGTACCGGCATGTGCCGGACTACACGGACATCACCGTCGAGGA is part of the Arthrobacter methylotrophus genome and harbors:
- a CDS encoding HIT family protein → MQENTGVTADYPGDAEVTDDFSLAGVPDAFQRLWTPHRMAYIKGGQNQFKNEDDCPFCLAPSRPDKESLIAYRGKTCYVVLNLFPYNPGHLLVCPYRHVPDYTDITVEETAEMAELTQTAMRVLRKVANPSGFNLGMNQGVAGGAGIAAHLHQHVVPRWGGDGNFFPIIAQTKAVTQTLDEVRQQVADAWPGESDLSGETDA